The genome window ATCCATCAAAGCAGACTACGACCTCGAATACGGAAAGGATGCTCTCGCCGTGCACGTCGATGCGATTGTGCCTGGGCAACGTGTGCTGATCGCGGACGACCTGCTTGCGACGGGTGGGACCATCGAGACTACGATCAACCTGATTGAACAACTGGGAGGAAAAGTCGTGGGAGCAGCGTTCTTCATCGAGCTGTCTTACCTGGATGGACGCAAAAAAATCGGAGACATCCCAGTGAAATCCTTGGTGCAATATTAATAACGTAGCAACCTGAAAACGGGCCGAACGCCCGTTTTTTGCTTATTTCCTAGACTGTTCATACTTTACAGGGGAAATCAGCTTTACAATACGAACGACTTACAAGATAATAGTATGAAATAGACATGATTATCTTTTTCCATCCTAACGCAGAACGATTTTGTGAACCGGCTTCGCAGGTCTTTTTTTTACTATCAGAAAGTGAGACGGCTTCGCCTACGGCAAGGCAAGCTCGGTTTTCTCATATACTATCGTTTTTCTGTCGTTCTTTCTCTGGCAGGCTGATAGGAAAGTCCATGCAAAGGCTTCGACCGGCTCCTTCGTAAGAACTTCAATCAGAAGCTTTTTTTACCGTATAGGAATTCGTCAGTCGAACACACTCATGAATTCAGGAGCACATGACGAAGTACCTCAGCGCCCGCTTCATGCGTTGCTGCGGTATAACTTTCCGCGTAAGCGCGGTCGCCCAACTTTGAGCAAACCTCAGTCGAGGCTTTGTTATGAGAGGATAAGGGAAGGGAACTATGATTACCGGCATTGATGAGGTAGTAAAAAAAGCTAGCACGTATTTATCCGAGACGGATTTAGATCTGATTACACGCGCGTATCAGTTGGCTGATCAAGCACACGAGGGCCAGGTGAGAAAATCCGGTGTTCCGTACATCATGCACCCGATCGCCGTAGCGGGCATTCTCGCTAACCTGCACATGGATGCAGTCACGATCGCAGCGGGCTTTTTGCACGATGTCGTAGAAGACACCGAGATCACACTTGATTACCTTCGGGAGCAGTTTGGACCGGATGTGGCCCTCTTGGTTGACGGCGTGACGAAGCTGGAAAAAATTAAATACAAATCCAAAGAAGAGCAGCTCGCGGAAAACCACCGCAAGATGCTGATTGCTATGGCTCAGGATAT of Brevibacillus choshinensis contains these proteins:
- a CDS encoding adenine phosphoribosyltransferase is translated as MDFKQYIRVIPDFPQPGIRFKDITTLLKDGPAYRAAIEELAVFAREVQADVIAGPEARGFVVGAPLSYEMSIGFVPIRKSGKLPYESIKADYDLEYGKDALAVHVDAIVPGQRVLIADDLLATGGTIETTINLIEQLGGKVVGAAFFIELSYLDGRKKIGDIPVKSLVQY